In a genomic window of Amphiprion ocellaris isolate individual 3 ecotype Okinawa chromosome 11, ASM2253959v1, whole genome shotgun sequence:
- the piga gene encoding phosphatidylinositol N-acetylglucosaminyltransferase subunit A isoform X3 gives MGQRKRVAAVNNPSSQRHSGVPLEAPRVCNRKHNICMVSDFFYPNMGGVESHIYQLSQCLIEKGHKVVIATHAYGRRTGVRYLTNGLKVYYLPLQVMYNQSTATTCFHSLPLLRCVFVREQITVVHAHSSFSAMAHDALFHAKTMGLNTVFTDHSLFGFADVSSVLTNKLLTVSLCDTNHIVCVSYTSKENTVLRAALNPEIVSVIPNAVDPTDFTPDPSQRQDDRITVVVISRLVYRKGIDLLGGIIPELCLKHPDLHFLIGGEGPKRIVLEEVREKYQLHDRVRLLGALEHKDVRGVLVQGHIFLNTSLTEAFCMAIVEGASCGLQVVSTRVGGIPEVLPEDLITLCEPTVRSLCAGLETVIARQRSGSVPSPASVHGRVQNLYTWRNVAERTEKVYDRVAGEDVLPLDRRLRRLRAHCGPVAGSIFAFIAVLDFLFLLLMQWLVPDRVMDIAVDATGPQGLWRTDCSI, from the exons ATGGGCCAACGAAAGAGAGTGGCAGCTGTGAATAACCCTTCATCTCAGAGACACTCTGGGGTTCCTCTAGAGGCCCCCAGAGTCTGCAACAGAAAGCACAACATCTGCATGGTGTCGGACTTTTTCTATCCAAACATGGGCGGAGTAGAAAGTCACATTTACCAGCTGTCCCAGTGTCTGATTGAAAAGGGACACAAGGTGGTAATTGCCACCCACGCCTATGGCAGGAGGACGGGTGTCCGATACCTGACCAATGGACTGAAGGTTTACTACTTGCCCCTGCAGGTGATGTACAACCAGTCAACTGCCACCACCTGCTTTCACAGCCTCCCACTGCTGCGCTGTGTGTTTGTCAGGGAGCAAATCACTGTGGTGCATGCACACAGCTCGTTCTCTGCTATGGCCCATGATGCACTGTTCCACGCTAAGACCATGGGTCTGAACACT GTGTTCACTGACCACTCACTCTTCGGCTTTGCTGACGTCAGCTCTGTGCTGACCAACAAGCTTCTGACCGTGTCGCTGTGTGACACCAACCACATCGTGTGTGTGTCGTACACCAGTAAAGAGAACACAGTTCTCCGAGCAGCACTCAACCCGGAGATTGTGTCTGTTATTCCCAACGCTGTTGACCCAACAGACTTCACCCCCGATCCCTCCCAGCGCCAAGATGACAGGATCACAGTTGTCGTGATCAGCCGTCTCGTCTACCGCAAAG GAATTGACCTTCTTGGTGGGATAATCCCAGAGCTCTGCCTCAAACATCCTGATCTGCATTTCCTGATTGGTGGAGAGGGACCAAAGAGAATTGTGTTGGAGGAAGTGAGAGAGAAATACCAACTACATGACAG GGTGCGTCTGCTGGGGGCTCTGGAGCATAAAGACGTTCGTGGCGTTTTGGTGCAGGGTCACATCTTCCTCAACACGTCTCTGACTGAAGCGTTCTGTATGGCCATCGTGGAGGGAGCCAGTTGCGGGCTGCAG GTGGTTAGCACTCGCGTTGGGGGCATTCCTGAGGTGTTACCTGAGGACTTGATAACCCTGTGTGAACCCACTGTACGGTCTTTGTGTGCTGGTCTGGAAACAGTCATCGCCAGGCAGCGGTCAGGCTCCGTCCCCTCCCCTGCCTCCGTACATGGACGTGTGCAAAATCTTTACACGTGGAGAAACGTTGCGGAGAGAACTGAAAAA GTGTATGACAGGGTGGCTGGAGAGGATGTTCTCCCTCTGGACAGAAGGTTACGGAGGCTGAGGGCTCACTGTGGCCCCGTGGCTGGCTCCATCTTCGCCTTCATCGCTGTGTTAGacttcctcttcctgctgctgatgcAGTGGTTGGTGCCAGATCGGGTCATGGACATCGCTGTGGATGCTACCGGCCCTCAGGGACTGTGGAG GACAGACTGCTCCATCTGA